Proteins encoded by one window of Armatimonadota bacterium:
- the lpdA gene encoding dihydrolipoyl dehydrogenase translates to MEGAWTTRRQEECVPDLYDLVVIGAGPGGYVGAIRAAQLGMRTAIVERNKLGGTCLHLGCIPTKALLQVAELLEEIRRAREFGIRAEEPSVDMAAVQRYKDRVVETLHRGITYLMRKNGITVFHGSARLIGPGRVRVAHHDGSETELEAPRVLIATGSVPRSIPGVPIDGSRILTSDHVVHLQEIPRRLGILGAGAIGVEFASIFRTFGSEIAVLELLPRVLPGEDEEVSEALRKAFERRGIRVYTNAKLQGVEPAEDGLRLVAEQDGKPLQVEVDVLLVAVGRAPYREGLGLESVGVEVDEAGFIRTDARMRTNVKGIWAIGDVVHATPMLAHVASEEAVVAVEDMAGGDPRPVDYLSVPRCTYSLPEVASFGLTEAQAREQGYQVRVGRFPFAANSKASILGIREGFVKIVADARYGELLGVHMIGPRVTELLPEGILARSVEATAEEIVQAIHAHPTLSEAVREAALDVLGRVIHT, encoded by the coding sequence ATGGAGGGAGCTTGGACAACGCGACGGCAGGAGGAGTGCGTGCCAGACCTCTACGACCTCGTGGTGATCGGAGCCGGCCCCGGAGGATACGTGGGGGCCATCCGTGCGGCGCAGCTCGGGATGCGCACCGCCATCGTGGAGCGCAACAAGCTCGGCGGGACCTGCCTGCACCTCGGATGCATCCCCACCAAGGCGTTGCTGCAGGTGGCGGAACTGCTGGAGGAAATACGGCGCGCCCGGGAGTTCGGGATCCGGGCGGAGGAGCCGTCCGTGGACATGGCCGCGGTTCAGCGGTACAAGGACCGGGTGGTGGAGACCCTGCATCGGGGGATTACGTACCTCATGCGCAAGAACGGGATTACGGTGTTCCACGGGAGCGCGCGCCTGATAGGTCCCGGACGGGTGCGCGTCGCGCACCACGACGGATCGGAGACGGAACTGGAGGCCCCACGGGTGCTCATCGCCACCGGTTCGGTTCCCCGCAGCATCCCCGGTGTTCCCATCGACGGAAGCAGGATCCTCACCAGCGACCACGTGGTGCACCTCCAGGAGATCCCCCGCAGGCTGGGAATCCTGGGGGCGGGGGCGATTGGGGTGGAGTTCGCCAGCATCTTTCGGACCTTCGGGAGCGAGATCGCCGTGCTGGAGCTCCTTCCCCGGGTGCTTCCGGGGGAAGACGAGGAGGTGAGCGAGGCGCTGCGCAAGGCCTTCGAGCGCCGGGGCATCAGGGTGTACACGAATGCGAAGCTCCAGGGGGTGGAACCCGCAGAGGACGGGCTGCGCCTGGTGGCCGAACAGGACGGAAAGCCCCTGCAGGTGGAGGTGGATGTGCTCCTGGTGGCCGTGGGGCGCGCGCCCTACCGGGAGGGGCTCGGGCTTGAGTCCGTGGGCGTGGAAGTGGACGAGGCAGGCTTCATCCGGACGGACGCCCGGATGCGCACGAACGTAAAGGGAATCTGGGCCATCGGGGACGTGGTGCACGCGACCCCCATGCTGGCCCATGTGGCGAGCGAGGAGGCGGTGGTGGCCGTGGAGGACATGGCGGGCGGGGATCCCAGGCCCGTGGACTACCTCTCCGTGCCCCGCTGCACCTATTCCCTGCCGGAGGTGGCGAGCTTCGGGCTGACCGAGGCCCAGGCCCGGGAGCAGGGCTACCAGGTCCGCGTGGGACGGTTTCCCTTCGCCGCGAACAGCAAGGCGAGCATCCTCGGGATCCGGGAAGGGTTTGTCAAGATCGTGGCGGATGCGCGGTACGGGGAGCTGTTGGGGGTGCACATGATCGGCCCCCGGGTGACGGAGCTCCTCCCGGAGGGAATCCTTGCCCGGAGCGTGGAGGCCACCGCGGAGGAGATCGTGCAGGCCATCCACGCCCACCCCACCCTCTCGGAGGCGGTCCGGGAGGCGGCCCTGGACGTCCTGGGCCGGGTGATCCACACCTAG
- a CDS encoding thiamine pyrophosphate-dependent dehydrogenase E1 component subunit alpha yields the protein MYYYMILARVLDERMWQLQRAGRARFVVSAPGHEGAQVAMVWPLDRERDWLVPYYRSLAACLVKGLSPTEILLSVLAKAPDPSSGGRQMPGHYGSPRLRILSGSSTVGTQYPHAAGIAYAAKLRRTGEVVVVSIGEGGTSEGDWHEALNFAGVHRVPCVFCVENNRYAISVPVRKQMPVESVAVRAAGYGMPGVSVDGCDVLEAYRVMKEACDRAREGEGPTLVEFRVERLSPHSSEDQQERYRSPEDLEAARRRDPIPAFGSYLRSVGLLDDARDQALWARARREVDEATEDAEQAPDPDPATLTRHVYHDPDPDRPVDSVYWFGGE from the coding sequence ATGTACTACTACATGATCCTGGCCCGGGTACTGGACGAGCGCATGTGGCAGCTTCAGCGGGCGGGCCGGGCCCGGTTCGTGGTCTCCGCTCCGGGGCATGAGGGCGCGCAGGTGGCCATGGTCTGGCCCCTGGATCGGGAGCGGGACTGGCTCGTCCCCTACTACCGCTCCTTGGCTGCGTGCCTGGTGAAGGGCCTCTCGCCCACGGAGATCCTCCTCTCCGTGCTCGCCAAGGCCCCGGATCCCAGCTCCGGGGGACGGCAGATGCCGGGTCACTACGGCTCCCCCCGCCTCCGAATCCTCTCGGGCAGCAGCACCGTGGGCACGCAGTACCCGCACGCCGCGGGCATCGCGTACGCGGCCAAGCTGCGGCGCACGGGGGAGGTGGTGGTGGTGTCCATCGGGGAGGGGGGCACGAGCGAGGGAGACTGGCACGAGGCGTTGAACTTCGCGGGCGTGCATCGGGTGCCCTGTGTTTTCTGTGTGGAGAACAACCGGTACGCTATCTCTGTACCGGTACGCAAGCAGATGCCGGTGGAGTCCGTGGCGGTGCGGGCCGCGGGGTACGGGATGCCCGGCGTCTCCGTGGACGGATGCGATGTCCTGGAGGCCTACCGGGTGATGAAGGAGGCCTGCGACCGCGCCCGGGAGGGGGAGGGGCCGACCCTGGTGGAGTTCCGGGTGGAGCGTCTGAGCCCCCACAGCAGCGAGGACCAGCAGGAGCGCTACCGCTCCCCGGAGGATCTGGAAGCTGCCCGCCGGCGCGATCCCATCCCCGCGTTCGGAAGTTACCTCCGGTCTGTGGGGCTGTTGGACGATGCCCGGGACCAGGCCTTGTGGGCGAGGGCCCGGCGGGAGGTGGACGAGGCCACGGAGGACGCAGAACAGGCCCCGGATCCCGATCCAGCCACCCTTACCCGGCACGTGTACCACGACCCGGACCCGGACCGGCCCGTAGATTCCGTGTACTGGTTTGGCGGGGAGTGA
- a CDS encoding 2-oxo acid dehydrogenase subunit E2, protein MPQLGETVYEATVGKWLKRPGDRVERFEPLVELITDKVNVEMPAPVGGRLVEILVPEGRTVPAGTPIALVEAEETAEPPEGPQGRRGMRLSPLVARLAREHGISLEEVERIPGTGAGGRVTKQDLLRYLEQRRAPSAGEVAPVGEEREDRLIPLDPVRRTIAERLSRSALEIPHAYALVEADVTDLVRYHEHNREDFERRYGVRLTYTAFFVRAAVEALRAYPVVNAQWTEEGIRLRGRVHLGVAVSTERGLLVPVIRDADEKSLVGIARDLDRLVRRAREGQLSLEEVQGGTFTLTNPGVFGSIWSMPIIHHPQAAILSTDAITKRPVVRGEGIAIRSVMHLGLAFDHRVFDGEVAVRFLNRVKECLEAVEPVTR, encoded by the coding sequence GTGCCGCAGCTCGGGGAAACGGTCTACGAGGCCACGGTGGGGAAGTGGCTGAAGCGACCGGGGGACCGGGTGGAGCGGTTCGAGCCTTTGGTGGAGCTCATCACGGACAAGGTGAACGTGGAGATGCCCGCACCCGTGGGGGGAAGGCTGGTGGAGATCCTGGTCCCGGAGGGGCGGACCGTCCCCGCGGGGACGCCCATCGCCCTGGTGGAGGCAGAGGAGACCGCGGAACCCCCGGAGGGTCCCCAGGGGAGGCGGGGGATGCGGCTCTCGCCGCTTGTGGCCCGACTCGCCCGGGAACACGGGATCTCCCTGGAGGAGGTGGAACGGATTCCGGGGACTGGGGCGGGGGGGAGGGTGACCAAGCAGGATCTCCTCCGCTATCTGGAGCAGCGTAGGGCCCCTTCTGCCGGGGAGGTGGCGCCGGTGGGGGAGGAGCGGGAGGATCGCCTGATCCCTCTGGATCCCGTCCGCCGGACCATCGCGGAGCGGCTGAGCCGCTCCGCACTGGAGATCCCGCACGCCTACGCCCTGGTGGAGGCGGACGTCACGGATCTGGTGCGGTACCACGAGCACAACCGCGAGGACTTCGAGCGCCGGTACGGGGTCCGGCTCACCTACACCGCCTTCTTCGTGCGGGCCGCGGTGGAGGCCCTCCGGGCCTACCCCGTGGTGAACGCCCAGTGGACGGAGGAGGGGATCCGGCTGCGGGGCCGGGTGCACCTCGGGGTGGCGGTGTCCACGGAGCGGGGGTTGCTGGTGCCCGTGATCCGGGACGCGGACGAGAAGAGTCTAGTAGGAATCGCCCGGGATCTGGACCGGCTCGTGCGGAGGGCCCGGGAGGGCCAGCTCAGCCTGGAGGAGGTGCAGGGCGGCACCTTCACCCTCACCAACCCCGGGGTGTTCGGATCCATCTGGTCCATGCCCATCATCCACCATCCGCAGGCGGCCATCCTGAGCACGGATGCCATCACCAAGCGCCCTGTGGTCCGGGGGGAGGGGATCGCCATCCGGTCCGTGATGCACCTGGGACTGGCCTTCGATCATCGGGTCTTCGACGGAGAGGTGGCGGTGCGGTTTTTAAACCGGGTCAAGGAGTGCCTCGAGGCGGTGGAGCCCGTGACCCGCTAG
- a CDS encoding alpha-ketoacid dehydrogenase subunit beta: protein MPELRYLDALNRALHEEMARDERVVVLGEDVGAKGGVFGVTAGLLERFGEERVIDTPLAESAIVGCAIGMAVNGLVPIAEIQFADFLHPAFDQIVSEAARLRYRSNGAFGCPLVIRVPYGGAHGTALYHSQCVEAFYAHVPGLKVVAPSTPYDAKGMLKAAVRDPDPVLFLEHKRLYRLLREEVPEGDYEVPIGPAVLRRSGKDLSVFTYGWMLHETLRAAEMVRGEGVEVEVVEIRTLRPLDKATILRSVAKTNKALVVYEDNRFCGYGAEIAALLAEEAFEDLDGPVVRLGGPDVPAVPFARSLEERWMPDAERIAEAIRRLAWY from the coding sequence ATGCCGGAGCTGCGGTACCTGGATGCCCTGAATCGGGCCCTCCACGAGGAGATGGCCCGGGACGAGCGGGTGGTGGTGCTGGGGGAGGATGTGGGGGCGAAGGGAGGGGTCTTCGGGGTGACGGCCGGCCTCCTGGAGCGATTCGGGGAGGAGCGGGTCATCGACACGCCCCTTGCGGAGTCCGCCATCGTGGGGTGCGCCATCGGCATGGCCGTAAACGGCCTTGTGCCCATCGCGGAGATCCAGTTCGCGGACTTCCTCCACCCCGCCTTCGACCAGATTGTGAGCGAGGCGGCCCGGCTGCGCTACCGCAGCAACGGTGCGTTCGGGTGCCCCCTCGTGATCCGGGTACCCTACGGTGGTGCGCACGGCACCGCCCTGTACCACTCCCAGTGCGTGGAGGCCTTCTACGCCCACGTGCCGGGCCTGAAGGTGGTGGCGCCCAGCACCCCCTACGACGCGAAGGGAATGCTGAAGGCCGCGGTACGGGACCCGGATCCCGTGCTGTTCCTGGAGCACAAGCGCCTCTACCGCCTCCTCCGGGAGGAGGTACCGGAGGGGGATTATGAGGTACCCATCGGCCCCGCGGTGTTGCGCAGATCCGGCAAGGACCTCTCCGTATTCACCTACGGCTGGATGCTGCACGAGACCCTGCGGGCCGCGGAGATGGTGCGGGGGGAGGGCGTGGAGGTGGAGGTGGTGGAGATCCGCACCCTCCGACCCCTGGACAAGGCCACCATCCTGCGGTCCGTGGCGAAGACCAACAAGGCCCTGGTGGTCTACGAGGACAACCGGTTCTGCGGGTACGGCGCGGAGATCGCGGCCCTCCTGGCGGAGGAGGCCTTCGAGGATCTCGACGGGCCCGTCGTGCGGCTGGGCGGGCCGGACGTGCCTGCGGTGCCCTTTGCCAGGTCCCTCGAGGAGCGGTGGATGCCGGATGCGGAGCGCATCGCGGAGGCCATCCGCCGCCTCGCGTGGTACTGA